In Burkholderia pyrrocinia, the following proteins share a genomic window:
- a CDS encoding LysR family transcriptional regulator, which produces MKLHQLRALVAVARSGSIHEAARTLHLTQPAVTRSLRDLEDELGLMLVARSSSGVTLTDAGRAMLRRAELVVNEVARTEEEMAQLRENRQGRLAIGMTPLAGITVLPAAYNRFRRAMPDVQLEFVEGSPSQLVEQLKNGALDFALGSGADAQDFTSVRCEHLDTFPMWFAVSSKGKLAGATSLADLQDAEWLHTGPSAEFRAYLAELFGQAGLPVPRRVTRCASQTLFYALAVNSDVVTAWTQLALRGDASDTLKTLDLVGQPPARNLYLLFRDSAVHTSSAEYFVRCIDEAVQAERANAGRTKGGARSRARRA; this is translated from the coding sequence ATGAAACTTCACCAGCTCCGCGCGCTCGTGGCCGTCGCCCGCTCGGGCAGCATCCATGAAGCCGCACGCACCCTGCACCTGACGCAGCCGGCCGTCACGCGCTCGCTGCGCGATCTCGAGGACGAGCTCGGGCTGATGCTGGTCGCGCGCAGTTCATCGGGCGTGACGCTGACCGATGCAGGGCGCGCGATGCTGCGGCGGGCCGAACTGGTCGTCAACGAGGTCGCGCGCACCGAGGAGGAGATGGCGCAGTTGCGCGAGAACCGGCAGGGCCGGCTCGCGATCGGGATGACGCCGCTTGCGGGCATCACGGTGCTGCCGGCCGCGTACAACCGCTTTCGCCGCGCGATGCCCGACGTGCAGCTTGAATTCGTCGAGGGCAGCCCGTCTCAGCTCGTCGAGCAGTTGAAGAACGGCGCGCTCGATTTCGCACTGGGCTCGGGCGCGGATGCGCAGGACTTCACGTCTGTGCGCTGCGAGCATCTCGACACGTTTCCGATGTGGTTCGCGGTGAGCAGCAAGGGCAAGCTCGCGGGCGCGACGTCGCTTGCCGACCTGCAGGACGCGGAGTGGCTGCATACGGGGCCGTCCGCCGAGTTTCGCGCGTATCTCGCGGAGCTGTTCGGGCAGGCCGGTTTGCCGGTGCCGCGCCGCGTGACGCGCTGCGCATCGCAGACGCTGTTCTACGCGCTGGCCGTCAACAGCGACGTGGTGACGGCCTGGACGCAGCTTGCGCTGCGCGGGGATGCATCCGATACGCTGAAGACGCTCGATCTCGTCGGGCAGCCGCCCGCGCGCAACCTGTATCTGCTGTTCCGCGACAGTGCGGTACACACGTCGTCGGCCGAATACTTCGTGCGCTGCATTGACGAAGCCGTGCAGGCAGAACGTGCGAATGCCGGCCGGACGAAGGGCGGCGCACGCTCGCGTGCGCGGCGCGCGTGA